A genomic region of Bosea sp. 124 contains the following coding sequences:
- a CDS encoding 4'-phosphopantetheinyl transferase superfamily protein, with protein MTIQDVLPSVFDRRAAAVAVPITADLVSLLRVEEREGIRGAVPKRQHEFAAGRRCAHLAMAQLGCPAAPVAVGDDRAPIWPEGLVGSISHCEAWAAAVVARKADGIRSIGLDLEPALPLPQDLVQTILRPEECLALGLLPVETQLQCARLIFSAKEAFFKCQYALTGAFIDFQAAAISLDLARRSFRAVLTGAVGAFPAGHSFDGRFHCDAPIMVTGVTLEA; from the coding sequence TTGACGATCCAGGACGTCCTCCCGTCGGTGTTCGACCGACGGGCGGCAGCGGTCGCAGTGCCGATTACCGCCGACCTGGTTTCCCTGCTGCGCGTCGAAGAGCGCGAAGGCATCAGGGGGGCTGTGCCAAAGCGCCAACATGAATTCGCGGCCGGGCGTCGGTGCGCGCATCTGGCGATGGCGCAGCTTGGATGTCCGGCCGCGCCGGTTGCGGTCGGCGATGACCGTGCGCCGATCTGGCCTGAAGGGCTTGTCGGCAGCATCAGCCATTGCGAAGCGTGGGCTGCTGCCGTCGTCGCACGAAAGGCCGACGGCATCCGCTCCATAGGGCTGGATCTCGAACCCGCATTGCCCCTTCCGCAGGATCTGGTTCAAACAATCCTGCGGCCGGAGGAGTGTCTTGCGCTTGGATTATTGCCCGTGGAGACGCAGTTGCAATGCGCGCGGCTGATATTCTCTGCCAAGGAAGCGTTCTTCAAATGCCAGTATGCGCTCACCGGAGCCTTTATTGATTTCCAGGCTGCAGCGATCAGCCTTGACCTGGCACGGCGCTCATTTCGCGCGGTGCTGACCGGCGCGGTCGGCGCATTTCCGGCAGGGCACAGCTTTGACGGCCGCTTTCACTGCGACGCTCCGATCATGGTGACCGGCGTCACGCTCGAGGCGTAA
- a CDS encoding Wzz/FepE/Etk N-terminal domain-containing protein produces MLNITNIHSPQTPFDDEVAAPSQFSLRWMLGTVFRFKRLIALISLVAVAFAIIFVLTRPATYTATAHLQLTNLRLTFSRDDAFFAETQLDPTFIETQIQIMRSERIALAVVDNLKLPDQPQESRGGGLSAIIGELGMMFAPRPPDAGVAGAMSDPKAAALKMVQRGLSAERVSLSNVVELKFTAPDADQAARITNDIVRAYIVDQNMARIDAAQSGSSWLRERLREVGPKTRIIAAAMPPADKSNVRGILIIAVAGILGGAAAVTFALVMAFLDRSVRTPEQAAEATRSPFLGVVPVMPLLNKSATKAKPNKELLLKGAFQIPPAALCAIKAVKQNELWHTLRNARFASDENLRGGKFQVIGVASLIRGEGCTTIASNLAISLATAGKRTLLVDGDIYTAGLSRRFGLAEERGLIEYGTGRQSDLNKFVKIDQETGLHFLPSGAKHGMKSLEWLDKMPNLIAGARETYDYVIFDLPPLTMPGDIRAATKFIDGILLVVGWGNVSVEHMQVGLSMAHPVHSKLIGCILNKIDMGSMRWIPSRELDFIRLRKKSVQGQDFASLPSLR; encoded by the coding sequence ATGTTGAATATCACCAACATCCATTCGCCTCAGACTCCCTTCGATGACGAGGTGGCGGCGCCCTCGCAATTCAGCTTGCGCTGGATGCTTGGAACAGTGTTCCGCTTCAAGCGCTTGATCGCATTGATCAGTCTGGTCGCAGTGGCCTTCGCTATCATCTTTGTGTTGACGCGACCCGCGACCTACACGGCAACGGCGCATCTTCAACTGACCAACCTGCGCCTGACGTTCAGCCGCGACGACGCTTTTTTTGCAGAGACCCAACTCGATCCGACCTTTATCGAGACGCAGATTCAGATCATGCGCTCCGAGCGCATCGCCCTGGCTGTCGTCGACAATCTCAAATTGCCTGATCAGCCGCAGGAGAGTCGCGGCGGTGGGCTTTCTGCAATCATCGGCGAACTCGGCATGATGTTCGCGCCCCGCCCGCCCGATGCGGGCGTTGCGGGAGCGATGAGCGATCCCAAGGCAGCCGCTCTGAAGATGGTGCAGCGTGGCCTCTCGGCCGAACGGGTTTCCCTTAGCAATGTCGTCGAACTGAAGTTCACAGCACCTGACGCCGATCAGGCCGCCCGGATCACGAACGATATCGTTCGTGCCTACATCGTCGACCAGAACATGGCGCGCATCGATGCGGCACAGTCCGGCAGCAGCTGGCTCCGTGAACGCCTGCGCGAGGTGGGTCCAAAAACCCGCATCATCGCTGCGGCCATGCCGCCCGCCGACAAAAGCAATGTACGCGGCATCCTCATCATCGCGGTCGCCGGCATCCTCGGCGGCGCAGCCGCCGTCACCTTTGCCCTGGTGATGGCTTTTCTCGATCGCAGCGTGCGGACCCCGGAGCAGGCAGCGGAAGCCACGCGCTCGCCCTTCCTGGGGGTGGTTCCGGTGATGCCGCTGCTCAACAAGAGCGCCACCAAGGCGAAGCCCAACAAGGAACTCCTTCTGAAAGGAGCGTTTCAAATACCGCCTGCGGCTCTCTGCGCGATCAAGGCGGTCAAGCAGAACGAGCTGTGGCACACGCTCAGGAACGCGCGCTTCGCATCGGATGAAAACCTGCGAGGCGGCAAGTTTCAGGTCATCGGAGTGGCATCGCTCATTCGCGGCGAAGGCTGCACGACGATCGCGAGCAATCTCGCCATCTCTCTCGCGACAGCCGGCAAAAGAACCTTGCTGGTCGACGGCGATATCTACACCGCGGGTCTGTCGAGGCGCTTTGGCCTGGCCGAAGAGCGCGGTCTGATCGAATATGGAACCGGACGGCAGTCCGACCTGAACAAGTTTGTAAAGATTGATCAGGAAACGGGACTTCATTTCCTTCCGTCCGGCGCAAAGCACGGCATGAAGTCGCTCGAATGGCTCGACAAGATGCCGAACCTGATAGCCGGTGCGAGGGAAACCTACGACTACGTTATTTTCGACCTCCCTCCCCTGACGATGCCGGGTGATATCCGGGCAGCTACGAAGTTCATCGACGGCATTCTTCTCGTCGTAGGGTGGGGTAACGTCAGCGTCGAGCATATGCAGGTCGGGCTGTCGATGGCGCACCCGGTCCATTCCAAGCTCATCGGCTGCATCCTGAACAAGATCGATATGGGAAGCATGAGATGGATCCCATCGCGCGAACTCGATTTCATCCGGCTCAGGAAGAAGAGTGTTCAGGGCCAGGACTTCGCCAGCCTGCCAAGCCTGAGATGA
- a CDS encoding polysaccharide biosynthesis/export family protein, translated as MQTKAGMIFLTLGLFQAEAVRAQEGAYRLGVQDRLRIHVHEWPVLTGEFAIGPDGKITLPMIGDVPATGLASGELASRIAEAIKAKAQLLELPDTAVSVAQYRPFYILGGVERPGEYAYRPQMVVLNAVTIAGGIYRPPRTSDWGFERDSITGRGDLRTVLVKRNEFAAREWRLKAEAAGLEALPVAEGVAASSRFIDEERGIFNARIERHRNQIKAYGESVILLEREIVSIQAQSKAAEKQKESVARELEETRGLIARGLAPAPRILPLERTVAQIEREQRELETAVLRARQQINLIASQRSALQDDRQSAALAELHTILAQVKELDERFETSSRLIAGSMAMSSAPSNADETDSDAKFTFVILRPVGEEIRELQATETTRILPGDILKVFRPQDTARSASPASQRRSSQPGSEPPAKERFGSLDKSFVTR; from the coding sequence ATGCAGACGAAAGCAGGCATGATTTTTCTGACCCTGGGCCTTTTCCAGGCAGAAGCTGTCCGCGCTCAAGAGGGCGCCTATCGTCTTGGCGTGCAGGATCGACTTCGCATTCACGTGCACGAATGGCCGGTCTTGACTGGCGAATTCGCGATCGGCCCCGACGGAAAGATCACACTCCCCATGATCGGCGACGTCCCTGCGACGGGGTTGGCTTCCGGTGAACTGGCCAGCCGGATCGCAGAGGCGATCAAAGCAAAGGCTCAGCTCCTCGAATTGCCTGATACGGCAGTTTCTGTCGCGCAATACCGACCGTTCTATATCCTGGGCGGGGTCGAGCGCCCGGGTGAATACGCCTATCGCCCCCAAATGGTCGTGCTCAATGCGGTGACGATTGCCGGCGGCATATATCGTCCACCCCGCACCTCGGACTGGGGCTTCGAGCGCGACTCGATCACCGGCCGCGGCGACCTGCGCACGGTGCTGGTGAAGCGTAACGAGTTCGCGGCCAGAGAATGGCGTCTCAAGGCGGAGGCTGCAGGCCTCGAGGCCTTGCCTGTCGCCGAAGGTGTCGCCGCGTCGTCACGCTTCATCGACGAAGAGCGCGGCATTTTCAACGCGAGGATCGAACGGCACCGGAACCAGATCAAGGCCTATGGCGAGTCCGTAATCCTCCTCGAACGCGAGATCGTGTCCATTCAGGCGCAGTCCAAGGCTGCCGAAAAGCAGAAAGAGTCGGTCGCGCGCGAACTCGAGGAAACCCGCGGTCTGATCGCGCGGGGGCTTGCTCCGGCACCGCGTATCCTGCCTCTCGAACGGACGGTTGCACAAATCGAGCGTGAACAGCGGGAGCTTGAGACCGCTGTCCTGCGCGCCCGCCAGCAGATCAACCTGATTGCGTCGCAGCGGTCGGCTTTGCAGGATGATCGGCAGAGCGCAGCCTTGGCCGAATTGCACACGATTCTCGCTCAGGTGAAGGAACTCGATGAGCGGTTCGAGACATCGAGCCGGCTGATCGCGGGTTCGATGGCAATGAGCTCTGCGCCGAGCAATGCCGACGAAACGGATTCGGACGCGAAATTTACATTCGTCATCCTGAGGCCCGTTGGCGAAGAAATCAGAGAATTGCAGGCAACCGAGACCACCCGCATTCTGCCTGGTGACATTCTGAAGGTTTTCCGTCCGCAGGATACCGCTCGGTCGGCCTCACCGGCAAGCCAGCGCCGAAGCTCGCAGCCGGGTTCCGAGCCTCCGGCTAAAGAGCGTTTCGGCTCCCTGGATAAGTCTTTCGTGACGAGATAG
- a CDS encoding glycosyltransferase family 4 protein yields the protein MKIIYLLNTYPVPSGTFIRNEIESIEKFGMEVTRLSVRHFKGELIDKKDIGERNKTKYLLDGNIRNLIVSAAKEIFLNPFGILRAVPTWYSLTRADPRNWVRHIAYLIQAFTLRQTAQRIGAVHVHSHFSNNATAVAMLSHLIGGPSYSFTAHGPDEFLSPQKQNFKAKIKNAAFVVAISEYCRETLNRVSGSNGMSGKIQIARCGINIAEFKMTEPASAENQTFVCVGRLCPQKGQVHLPSVVAALRTEFPSIRMILVGDGESRADIEEQIALHNVQNEVTLMGWATNSQVRELISASRALILPSYAEGLPVVIMEAFMMERPVISTTIAGIPELVDAKCGWLVPPGDMKQLLSAMTAALKAPSHEIQSMGHEGRLRVERLHDRDFLGKRLSELFKDAAVNARERVRTFRT from the coding sequence ATGAAAATTATCTATCTGCTCAACACTTATCCCGTACCAAGCGGTACGTTCATCAGAAACGAGATCGAATCGATCGAGAAGTTCGGGATGGAGGTGACAAGGCTGTCGGTGCGCCATTTCAAAGGCGAACTCATCGACAAAAAGGACATCGGGGAAAGAAATAAGACAAAATACCTGCTCGACGGTAATATCAGAAATCTGATAGTATCTGCGGCAAAAGAAATTTTTCTGAATCCATTCGGTATTTTGCGCGCCGTACCGACATGGTATTCTCTTACGCGCGCCGACCCTCGTAACTGGGTTCGTCACATTGCGTATCTCATCCAAGCCTTTACGCTCAGGCAGACGGCACAACGTATCGGCGCGGTTCATGTTCATTCCCATTTCAGCAACAATGCGACCGCAGTCGCAATGCTATCACATCTGATCGGGGGGCCGAGCTACAGCTTTACCGCTCATGGACCGGACGAATTCTTGTCTCCGCAAAAGCAGAATTTTAAAGCGAAGATAAAGAATGCCGCCTTTGTCGTCGCCATATCGGAATATTGTCGCGAGACGCTCAACCGAGTGTCCGGGAGCAATGGCATGTCCGGCAAGATTCAGATCGCGCGCTGCGGCATCAACATCGCTGAATTCAAGATGACCGAGCCGGCATCTGCAGAAAATCAGACATTTGTCTGCGTCGGGAGACTATGCCCGCAAAAAGGTCAGGTCCATCTGCCGAGCGTCGTTGCCGCACTCCGGACTGAATTTCCTTCCATCCGAATGATCCTTGTTGGCGACGGCGAAAGCCGGGCCGACATCGAGGAACAGATCGCCCTTCACAACGTCCAGAATGAAGTCACTTTGATGGGCTGGGCGACGAACAGCCAGGTTCGCGAGCTGATTTCGGCCAGCCGGGCGCTGATATTGCCGAGCTATGCTGAAGGTCTTCCCGTGGTGATCATGGAGGCCTTCATGATGGAAAGACCGGTCATATCGACGACAATAGCCGGAATCCCCGAATTAGTTGACGCGAAGTGCGGCTGGCTGGTTCCTCCAGGAGACATGAAACAACTGCTGAGCGCCATGACGGCCGCGTTGAAGGCGCCGTCCCATGAAATTCAATCAATGGGGCATGAGGGTCGCCTGCGGGTTGAACGTCTACATGATCGCGATTTTCTGGGAAAACGGCTTTCCGAGCTCTTCAAGGATGCCGCTGTAAATGCGCGAGAAAGAGTTCGGACATTCCGGACATGA
- a CDS encoding O-antigen ligase family protein: MALHGVDDQRYLEATEPMKYVSLLIALAGIFPLSLLMRSAPVIQKYAWTAVGILPFLIQAVHIDIGLISWGNKWFGYVYGIEISIIDLIVAALFIISKKPKDGINYHFPFILYFIAILISFQQADEPMASAFYLFQYAKVYFLIIVVARASVDEAVSAELLKGMALGLVIQIFVISWQRWGQHMIQPTGTFIHQNTLGLAAHFVVFPHMMLLLAGLRRLQFALIPVTGMLIAALIASRAALGFIVLGLVVCMSISFLRRWTSHKAKIALICILGAVAMAPVAATSFQARFEATPLDEAEYNERAAFNRAALMILNDRPMGVGANHYVNEAKNAGYSIRAGVIPFEGNLNNIVHNAYLLAAAETGYFGMVSFVLILLMPFYTAFRYGWLARQSRVGDLLLGCGIAILIVGLHSFLEYIFFGKGVQYLFGITAGIIFGSAAKVRSMRRVRDSEPFRGKALRTLG; the protein is encoded by the coding sequence ATGGCGCTGCACGGCGTCGACGATCAGCGATATCTGGAGGCAACCGAGCCAATGAAATACGTCTCATTGCTGATTGCCCTCGCCGGGATTTTTCCGTTGTCGTTACTGATGCGAAGCGCACCTGTCATCCAGAAATACGCTTGGACGGCTGTCGGAATACTGCCGTTCCTCATTCAGGCCGTGCATATCGACATCGGCCTGATCTCGTGGGGGAACAAGTGGTTTGGTTATGTCTATGGGATTGAAATTTCAATTATCGATTTAATAGTGGCAGCTCTATTTATTATCTCGAAGAAGCCAAAAGATGGGATCAATTATCATTTTCCGTTCATACTGTATTTTATCGCGATATTGATATCGTTTCAGCAGGCCGACGAGCCGATGGCGTCTGCATTCTATCTTTTTCAGTACGCAAAAGTCTACTTCTTAATTATAGTTGTTGCACGCGCCTCCGTGGACGAGGCCGTATCCGCCGAACTTCTCAAGGGCATGGCGCTTGGACTCGTAATCCAGATTTTTGTGATTTCGTGGCAACGCTGGGGTCAGCATATGATCCAGCCCACGGGAACGTTTATTCACCAGAACACGCTTGGCCTTGCCGCTCATTTCGTCGTCTTCCCGCACATGATGCTTCTCCTCGCTGGCTTGCGCCGGCTACAATTCGCCTTGATCCCCGTCACCGGCATGCTGATCGCAGCTCTGATCGCCTCGCGCGCGGCATTGGGCTTCATCGTGCTGGGCTTGGTGGTATGTATGAGCATATCGTTCCTGCGGCGCTGGACCTCGCACAAGGCAAAGATTGCGCTGATCTGCATTCTCGGCGCGGTTGCGATGGCGCCGGTCGCGGCAACGTCCTTTCAGGCGCGCTTCGAAGCCACCCCGCTTGATGAAGCCGAGTACAACGAACGAGCCGCATTCAATCGAGCCGCGCTGATGATCTTGAATGATCGCCCGATGGGCGTCGGCGCGAACCACTATGTCAATGAAGCCAAGAACGCCGGTTACTCCATACGAGCCGGAGTCATTCCCTTTGAAGGCAATTTGAACAACATCGTTCACAACGCTTATCTGCTCGCCGCTGCGGAAACGGGCTACTTCGGAATGGTCAGCTTTGTCCTGATCTTGCTAATGCCCTTCTACACCGCATTCCGCTATGGCTGGCTGGCACGACAGAGCCGGGTTGGCGACCTCCTGCTCGGCTGCGGTATCGCGATTTTGATCGTCGGCCTTCACTCCTTTCTCGAGTACATTTTCTTCGGAAAGGGCGTTCAGTATCTCTTTGGCATTACTGCCGGCATCATATTTGGCTCAGCCGCCAAAGTTCGCTCGATGCGGCGCGTGCGAGACTCGGAGCCATTCAGAGGCAAGGCATTGCGTACACTGGGCTAA
- a CDS encoding methyltransferase domain-containing protein — MAALEKRENIDAVYYRDGVSTGTAMGLLVKARMSMFNLFMSKMQPAESTRILDVGVSDDENDGANFLEKNYPFAQNITCAGLGAGTAVQERYPLVSYRQIEPHQPLPFADDTFDIVCSNAVLEHVGGAAQRIAFLEEQLRVARSLFMTVPNRWFPIEHHTSIPLLHYAPSLFRRVLAGTRYDHWTHVENVDFISRKTLLGEWPLARKPEVVFTGLPLGPFSSNIALIYRKN; from the coding sequence ATGGCTGCACTGGAGAAGCGTGAAAATATCGATGCCGTCTATTATCGCGACGGCGTTTCTACGGGAACGGCTATGGGCCTCCTCGTGAAGGCGAGGATGTCGATGTTCAACTTGTTCATGAGCAAGATGCAACCGGCCGAAAGCACCAGAATTCTGGATGTTGGCGTCTCGGATGATGAGAACGACGGGGCAAATTTTCTTGAGAAGAACTACCCGTTTGCGCAGAATATCACATGTGCCGGGCTCGGGGCGGGAACGGCGGTTCAGGAGCGCTATCCTCTCGTCAGCTACCGACAGATCGAACCTCATCAACCTCTTCCATTCGCTGACGATACGTTCGATATCGTCTGCTCGAACGCCGTGCTGGAACATGTCGGCGGCGCCGCGCAGCGGATTGCCTTCCTCGAGGAACAACTCCGTGTCGCGCGGTCGCTTTTCATGACGGTTCCGAACCGCTGGTTCCCGATTGAGCATCACACCAGCATTCCGCTGCTGCACTACGCTCCCAGCCTCTTTCGACGCGTGCTCGCGGGAACGCGATATGATCATTGGACCCATGTCGAGAACGTCGACTTTATCAGCAGGAAAACCTTGCTCGGCGAGTGGCCTCTGGCCCGGAAACCGGAAGTCGTTTTCACAGGGCTGCCGCTGGGCCCGTTTTCATCCAATATTGCGTTGATCTACCGGAAAAATTGA
- a CDS encoding GtrA family protein, translated as MFKKAGFFLSVGVVGFVVDAATFFCSTVWLQVDFVPARVFASLLAATVTWQLNRTLAFRSGKLANVTVEYLRYLAASSIGALANLAVAYPISRFDAVWYHLPAYVAGAASGLVVNFLLYDNLVFSGARSTGKK; from the coding sequence ATGTTTAAGAAAGCGGGCTTTTTCCTGAGTGTCGGCGTCGTGGGCTTTGTCGTGGATGCCGCCACGTTCTTCTGCTCGACCGTATGGCTTCAGGTTGATTTCGTCCCCGCTCGCGTCTTTGCCTCGCTCCTTGCAGCGACCGTGACGTGGCAGTTGAATCGCACACTGGCATTTCGTTCGGGGAAGCTCGCCAATGTAACGGTGGAGTATCTGCGCTACCTTGCCGCCAGCAGCATCGGTGCGTTGGCGAACCTCGCTGTCGCCTATCCGATCTCTCGTTTTGACGCGGTGTGGTATCACCTTCCGGCCTATGTGGCCGGAGCTGCGTCCGGATTGGTCGTCAATTTCCTCCTTTACGACAACCTGGTTTTTTCGGGCGCTCGCAGCACCGGCAAGAAGTGA
- a CDS encoding glycosyltransferase family 2 protein: MDLDMSIHTTDIAAPAVPAIATRADTLRIAILIPCYDEAATVGNVVRNFKEALPQADIYVYDNNSKDDTAAVAKAAGAIVRTERRQGKGNVVRRMFSDIEADIYLMADGDDTYDAPSAERIIAELLEGPYDMVNGARTARSSDAYRPGHAFGNKLLTGLVRLIFGTATRDMLSGYKAFSRRYVKSFPAMSAGFEIETELVVHALELRMPVSEVETPYGERPEGSESKLRTFRDAFRILRLIGLLVKEERPLYFFAFIASVIAVGSIALGASVVVEYISTGLVPRLPTAVLATGMMLTSMLCLVCGLILDTVTTGRRELKRLHYLGFRAP, encoded by the coding sequence ATGGATTTGGACATGTCGATCCACACTACCGACATTGCTGCGCCGGCGGTGCCTGCCATCGCAACCCGTGCCGACACACTACGGATTGCCATCCTGATTCCGTGTTATGATGAAGCGGCAACGGTCGGCAACGTCGTGCGCAATTTCAAGGAAGCGCTCCCGCAAGCAGACATTTATGTCTATGACAATAATTCGAAGGATGACACCGCCGCAGTAGCCAAAGCTGCTGGAGCGATCGTCAGGACCGAGCGACGTCAAGGCAAGGGCAATGTGGTCCGGCGGATGTTCAGTGACATCGAAGCGGACATCTACCTTATGGCGGACGGCGACGATACCTACGATGCGCCCAGCGCCGAACGGATCATCGCAGAGTTGCTCGAAGGGCCCTACGACATGGTCAATGGCGCCAGGACGGCGCGATCCTCCGATGCCTACCGGCCAGGGCACGCTTTCGGCAACAAACTGCTCACAGGCCTGGTGCGGTTGATTTTCGGCACGGCGACACGTGACATGCTGTCCGGCTACAAGGCGTTCTCGCGTCGCTACGTGAAATCGTTCCCAGCCATGTCTGCCGGGTTCGAGATCGAGACGGAACTCGTCGTGCATGCACTCGAACTGCGGATGCCTGTATCCGAGGTCGAAACGCCCTACGGCGAACGACCGGAGGGCTCGGAGAGCAAACTGCGGACATTTCGCGATGCGTTTCGAATCCTGCGCCTGATTGGGCTCCTGGTTAAGGAGGAGCGCCCGCTCTACTTCTTTGCATTCATTGCAAGCGTAATTGCGGTCGGCAGCATCGCGCTCGGCGCATCGGTTGTTGTCGAATATATCTCGACCGGCCTGGTGCCTCGTTTGCCAACAGCCGTCCTCGCGACTGGCATGATGTTGACATCGATGCTGTGCCTTGTATGCGGCTTGATCCTGGACACGGTTACGACCGGACGCCGCGAGCTCAAGCGACTGCACTATCTCGGCTTTCGCGCGCCTTGA
- a CDS encoding MucR family transcriptional regulator — protein MSEKDAELIALAADIVSAYVSNNSVTPADLTSLIANVHTALLKLGGEPEAPAAVPLVPAVPIRKSVTPDAIICLEDGKAFKSLRRHLSSKYGLTPEQYRTKWGLPADYPMVAPNYAEARSRMAKAIGLGRKAASATPKGRRKAA, from the coding sequence ATGTCCGAAAAAGACGCTGAATTGATTGCCTTAGCTGCCGATATTGTCTCGGCATATGTGAGTAATAACAGCGTCACGCCGGCCGACCTCACAAGCCTGATCGCCAACGTTCATACCGCGCTTCTGAAACTCGGGGGCGAGCCGGAGGCTCCGGCCGCGGTTCCGCTGGTTCCCGCCGTCCCGATCCGCAAATCGGTGACGCCGGACGCGATCATCTGCCTGGAGGATGGCAAGGCGTTCAAGTCTCTGAGGCGCCATCTGAGCAGCAAATACGGCCTTACGCCCGAGCAATACCGGACGAAGTGGGGCCTTCCGGCCGATTATCCGATGGTCGCGCCGAACTACGCCGAGGCGCGCTCGCGGATGGCAAAAGCGATCGGCCTGGGCCGGAAAGCGGCCAGCGCGACTCCAAAGGGACGCCGAAAGGCCGCGTGA
- a CDS encoding recombinase family protein, with the protein MIQSGRIHSGAEVRNLFERLEKKGVALRILSFGGGTLDTSNATSKLILTVLAATASWERAVMLERQLEGIAKAKAEGKYKGKYKGRAPTARKQTDTVRALHADGVKVAEIVRQVGISRASVYRCLGQNAAVT; encoded by the coding sequence GTGATCCAGTCTGGGCGGATCCACTCAGGGGCAGAGGTTCGAAATCTTTTCGAACGTCTGGAGAAGAAGGGCGTCGCCCTTCGCATCTTGTCGTTCGGCGGAGGCACGCTCGACACATCGAACGCCACTTCAAAGCTGATCCTGACCGTGCTTGCTGCCACGGCATCCTGGGAGCGCGCGGTCATGTTAGAACGCCAGCTTGAGGGCATCGCCAAAGCCAAGGCCGAGGGCAAGTACAAGGGCAAGTACAAGGGCCGTGCGCCGACCGCCCGCAAGCAGACCGACACGGTCCGCGCTCTCCATGCCGATGGGGTGAAGGTCGCCGAGATCGTCAGGCAGGTCGGGATCAGCCGGGCCAGCGTCTATCGATGCCTGGGCCAGAACGCCGCCGTCACGTAG